In Oryza sativa Japonica Group chromosome 2, ASM3414082v1, the following are encoded in one genomic region:
- the LOC4330623 gene encoding basic blue protein, with translation MAARGRGSACNGAAVLGAAAAVVIVGFLVMSAAPLAEAARYTVGDSSGWRFYAEGWAKGKTFRAGDVLEFKYNAVVHDVAAVDLAAYRSCTVPKGVRKMRSGRDKVTLRKGTHYFICTEPGHCKAGMKLAVRAI, from the exons atggcggCTCGGGGAAGAGGCAGTGCATGCAACGGGGCAGCCGttcttggcgcggcggcggcggtggtgatcGTCGGGTTCCTCGTGAtgagcgccgcgccgctcgccgagGCGGCCAGGTACACCGTTGGCGACAGCAGCGGGTGGAGGTTCTACGCCGAGGGCTGGGCCAAGGGCAAGACCTTCCGCGCCGGTGACGTGCTCG AGTTCAAGTACAACGCGGTGGTGCACGACGTGGCGGCCGTGGACCTGGCGGCGTACCGGAGCTGCACGGTGCCGAAGGGCGTCAGGAAGATGCGGAGCGGGCGCGACAAGGTGACGCTCCGCAAGGGCACGCACTACTTCATCTGCACCGAGCCGGGGCACTGCAAGGCCGGCATGAAGCTCGCCGTCAGGGCCATCTAG
- the LOC4330625 gene encoding protein CURVATURE THYLAKOID 1A, chloroplastic, producing the protein MAATACSTAPLLGGARLPAVGAALPPPSVLLLPQRNFPSPLRLHDAPRLSLLRARASSDDTSSSAATGDELIEDLKAKWDAVENKSTVLTYAGGAIIALWLSSVIVGAVNSVPLLPKFMELVGLGYTGWFVYRYLLFKESRKELADDVDSLKKRIAGTE; encoded by the exons ATGGCCGCCACGGCGTGCTCCACGGCGCCTCTTCTCGGTGGAGCTCGCCTccccgccgtcggcgccgccttgccgccgccctccgttctcctcctcccccagcgcaacttcccctctcctctccgcctccATGACGCACCGAGGCTATCTCTGCTCCGGGCGAGGGCGTCGTCCGACGACACCTCGTCCTCCGCcgcgaccggcgacgagctcaTCGAAGACCTGAAAGCTAAG TGGGACGCCGTTGAGAACAAGTCCACCGTCCTCACGTACGCCGGCGGCGCCATCATCGCCCTCTGGCTGTCGTCCGTCATCGTCGGCGCCGTCAACTCCGTGCCTCTG CTTCCCAAGTTCATGGAGCTCGTCGGGCTCGGGTACACAGGCTGGTTTGTGTACCGCTACCTCCTCTTCAAG GAAAGCAGGAAGGAATTGGCCGACGACGTCGATTCTTTGAAGAAGAGGATTGCTGGGACAGAGTAA
- the LOC4330624 gene encoding membrane protein PM19L-like has translation MAAGTACRRYIGPLLCVNLVMHAAVLGLAGWSLNKFIDGETHHHLGGNTSSGYLLVFSLMAGVVGVCSVLPRLLHVRAWRGETLAAAASTGLVSWALTALSFGLACKHITLGNRGRRLRTLEAFIAILTLTQLLYLILLHTGSLGSSMTLGLSRRNCDDDEELRCDEIPREELYTNKKPAIVAGA, from the exons ATGGCGGCTGGCACGGCGTGCCGGCGGTACATCGGGCCACTCCTGTGCGTCAACCTCGTCATGCACGCCGCCGTCCTGGGCCTCGCCGGGTGGTCTCTCAACAAGTTCATCGACGGCGAGACGCACCACC ATCTTGGAGGGAACACGTCGTCGGGGTACCTGCTAGTCTTCTCGCTGATGGCCGGGGTGGTCGGCGTGTGCTCGGTGCTCCCCAGGCTGCTCCATGTCAGGGCGTGGCGCGGCGAGACCCTGGCTGCGGCGGCGTCCACCGGACTCGTCTCCTGGGCGCTCACCGCCCTCTCCTTCGG CCTCGCGTGCAAGCACATCACTCTAGGGAACCGAGGAAGGCGGCTG AGGACGTTGGAGGCGTTCATCGCGATCTTGACGCTGACGCAGCTGCTGTATCTGATTCTGCTCCACACCGGCTCTCTGGGTAGCAGCATGACGCTTGGCCTGAGCCGCAGGaactgcgacgacgacgaggagctgcGCTGCGACGAGATTCCTCGTGAAGAACTCTACACGAACAAGAAGCCAGCCATAGTCGCGGGTGCATGA